One region of Vitis vinifera cultivar Pinot Noir 40024 chromosome 1, ASM3070453v1 genomic DNA includes:
- the LOC100258705 gene encoding peroxidase 41: MKMGFLYTSLLSQPMAMPLLFIALALSFLPHTQSKLSAAYYDKTCPLFKPIMREIISTKQINDPTTAAATLRLFFHDCMVEGCDASVLISSNSFNTAERDADINLSLPGDSFDLITRAKIAIEVQCPGIVSCADILAIATRDLIVMVGGPYYEVRLGRKDGFISKASRVDGNLATSSMSVSEMLSLFESKGFTAQEMVALTGAHTIGFSHCKEFSHRLYNFSKTSEFDPTYNPKYAEALRKLCAKYTSNTAMAAFNDVVTPSKFDNMYYLNLKRGLGLLSTDHALYLDSRTRPYVDLYAANQTAFFQAFAHAMEKVSVHKIKTGRKGEVRRRCDSFNNIKTS, translated from the coding sequence ATAGCACTAGCGTTGTCATTTCTTCCCCACACACAATCCAAGCTCAGCGCCGCTTACTACGACAAAACATGCCCTCTGTTCAAACCCATTATGCGGGAGATCATAAGCACCAAGCAAATCAACGACCCCACCACAGCTGCCGCCACTCTCCGCCTCTTCTTCCACGACTGCATGGTCGAAGGCTGCGACGCCTCCGTCCTCATCTCCTCCAACTCCTTCAACACCGCCGAGCGCGACGCCGACATCAACCTTTCCCTCCCAGGCGACTCCTTCGACCTCATCACCCGCGCCAAAATCGCCATCGAGGTCCAGTGTCCCGGCATTGTCTCCTGCGCCGACATCCTCGCCATCGCCACCCGTGATCTCATCGTCATGGTCGGCGGCCCCTACTACGAGGTTCGCCTCGGCAGAAAAGACGGCTTCATTTCTAAGGCGTCTCGAGTGGACGGCAACCTAGCCACATCTTCCATGTCTGTATCTGAAATGCTCTCTCTTTTCGAGTCCAAAGGATTCACAGCGCAAGAAATGGTGGCCTTGACTGGTGCACATACCATTGGCTTCTCCCACTGTAAGGAGTTCAGCCACCGGCTCTACAACTTCAGCAAAACTTCTGAGTTCGATCCAACCTACAACCCTAAATATGCAGAAGCCTTGAGAAAGCTCTGCGCAAAGTACACTTCGAACACAGCAATGGCGGCCTTCAACGATGTGGTGACGCCCAGCAAATTCGACAATATGTATTACTTAAATTTGAAAAGGGGGTTGGGGCTATTGAGTACGGACCACGCTCTGTATTTGGATTCCAGGACAAGGCCCTACGTAGATCTATATGCAGCGAACCAGACAGCCTTTTTTCAAGCCTTTGCTCATGCAATGGAGAAGGTGAGtgttcataaaattaaaactggAAGGAAGGGAGAGGTCCGGCGCAGATGCGATTCTTTCAACAATATTAAGACTTCCTGA